The following proteins come from a genomic window of Methylorubrum populi:
- a CDS encoding WecB/TagA/CpsF family glycosyltransferase, translating into MPEIEGSLPMSEAASVPASEPYALRINRADPHFVPADGPGAHRLPATRILGVPVSVIDMPFAVRTLIGWARARRTSMVCVRDVHGIMCAQDQPDLRVAHERASMITPDGAPLTIISRFFRAHGTGRVPGPSLMEEMFAATQNTGIRHYLYGGKEGVAEQVAENFARKYPGTQVCGLACPPFGAVAPDLDARLTDAIKAAEPHIVWVGMSTPKQDIWMNDHLDRLPGTVLIGVGAAFDFHSGAVKRAPKLMQVLALEWLHRLFSEPRRLWRRYLVMAPVFLWKMARQPAPRRS; encoded by the coding sequence ATGCCTGAGATCGAGGGAAGCCTGCCCATGAGCGAGGCCGCTTCCGTTCCGGCGTCGGAGCCCTACGCGCTTCGGATTAACCGGGCCGATCCCCACTTCGTCCCCGCGGACGGGCCGGGGGCGCACCGCCTGCCCGCGACCCGCATCCTCGGCGTGCCGGTGAGCGTCATCGACATGCCGTTCGCGGTCCGCACCCTCATCGGCTGGGCGCGGGCGCGGCGCACCAGCATGGTCTGCGTGCGCGACGTCCACGGCATCATGTGCGCCCAGGACCAGCCCGACCTGAGGGTCGCGCACGAGCGGGCCAGCATGATCACCCCGGACGGCGCGCCGCTCACCATCATCAGCCGGTTCTTCCGCGCCCACGGCACCGGCCGCGTGCCGGGCCCCTCGCTGATGGAGGAGATGTTCGCGGCCACCCAGAACACCGGCATCCGCCACTACCTCTACGGCGGCAAGGAGGGCGTGGCCGAGCAGGTCGCGGAAAACTTCGCCCGCAAATATCCCGGCACGCAGGTCTGCGGGCTCGCCTGCCCGCCCTTCGGCGCCGTCGCACCCGATCTCGACGCGCGGCTCACCGACGCGATCAAGGCGGCCGAGCCTCACATCGTCTGGGTCGGCATGTCGACGCCGAAGCAGGACATCTGGATGAACGACCACCTCGACCGGCTTCCGGGCACGGTGCTGATCGGGGTCGGCGCCGCCTTCGACTTCCATTCCGGAGCGGTGAAGCGCGCGCCGAAACTCATGCAGGTGCTGGCGCTCGAATGGCTGCACCGGCTCTTCAGCGAGCCTCGGCGCCTGTGGCGGCGCTACCTCGTGATGGCGCCGGTCTTTCTCTGGAAGATGGCCCGTCAGCCCGCGCCGCGCCGGTCCTGA
- a CDS encoding glycosyltransferase has protein sequence MRVLIVHNHYQIRGGEDAVVEHEAAALAAAGCTVETLAFHNDDIRTPLDRLRTAFEAPHAPRGIARVVAAVERFRPDVVHAHNTFPLVSPAMHGAVRALGPVTVQTLHNFRLACAGAMLMRDGAPCETCLTGSSYAAVRHGCYRGSRLGTLAVARMIDRHRKAGTWTRDVDAFVALTEFARGRFVAAGLPAHRIFVKPNGLPDPGPPDDGPRAGILFAGRLSPEKGVEILKQAAARLAAPVDVAGEGPLRESLEGAPGLTLLGALPRAEMRARIGRATALVVPSLWYEGLPMVVAEAYAAGTPVIASRIGALASLVEDGVTGLLVTPGDSAALAGAIERLRAQPDEARRMGAAARSAYLRDWTEEATTAALLTIYRTALAARPRDQRESA, from the coding sequence TTGCGCGTCCTCATCGTCCACAACCACTACCAGATCCGGGGCGGCGAGGACGCGGTGGTCGAGCACGAGGCTGCGGCGCTGGCCGCGGCCGGCTGCACGGTCGAGACGCTGGCTTTCCACAACGACGACATCCGCACCCCGCTCGACCGCCTGCGCACGGCCTTCGAGGCGCCGCACGCGCCCCGCGGGATCGCCCGCGTCGTCGCGGCGGTGGAGCGCTTCCGGCCGGACGTGGTCCACGCCCACAACACCTTCCCCCTGGTCTCGCCCGCCATGCACGGGGCGGTGCGGGCGCTCGGGCCGGTGACGGTGCAGACGCTGCACAATTTCCGCCTCGCCTGCGCCGGCGCGATGCTGATGCGCGACGGTGCCCCCTGCGAGACCTGCCTCACCGGCTCCTCCTACGCCGCCGTGCGCCACGGCTGCTACCGCGGCTCGCGGCTCGGGACGCTGGCGGTGGCGCGGATGATCGACCGCCACCGGAAGGCTGGCACCTGGACGCGGGACGTCGATGCCTTCGTCGCGCTCACCGAATTCGCCCGCGGCCGCTTCGTCGCGGCGGGTCTGCCGGCGCACCGCATCTTCGTGAAGCCGAACGGCCTGCCCGATCCGGGGCCGCCCGACGACGGCCCGCGCGCGGGCATCCTGTTCGCCGGCCGCCTCAGCCCGGAGAAGGGCGTCGAGATCCTGAAGCAGGCCGCCGCACGGCTCGCCGCCCCTGTCGACGTCGCGGGCGAGGGACCGCTGCGGGAGAGCCTGGAGGGGGCGCCGGGGCTTACCCTTCTGGGCGCCCTGCCCCGCGCCGAGATGCGGGCCCGGATCGGCCGGGCCACAGCGCTCGTCGTGCCCTCCCTCTGGTACGAGGGGCTGCCGATGGTCGTGGCGGAGGCTTATGCCGCGGGCACGCCGGTCATCGCCTCGCGGATCGGCGCGCTGGCCAGCCTCGTCGAGGACGGCGTGACGGGCCTGCTGGTGACGCCGGGCGATTCCGCTGCCCTCGCCGGCGCGATCGAGCGGCTGCGTGCCCAGCCGGACGAGGCCCGGCGGATGGGCGCGGCCGCCCGCTCCGCCTATCTGCGCGACTGGACCGAGGAGGCGACGACCGCCGCGCTGCTGACGATCTACCGGACGGCGCTCGCCGCGCGTCCGCGGGACCAGCGCGAGAGCGCGTGA
- a CDS encoding condensation domain-containing protein → MRHFTQETPAGPGEAHGGDAFTARCSHSQTRFWLLDRLRSGDPSLHVAARWRIAGRLDADILTRSFRLLVDRHEALRTAIVAEGGRPVQRIAGSVALPFSEIDLSGLPGDRLEEAREIADSDARKPFDLARAPLLRVTLLRLGRGDSLLLVTAHHSVCDGWSMVVLAREFVAIYGALGRGQAPAPPPVLQYADFAEWEISSAIAAAAERDLAFWAQSLRDLAPFELPSDHARRPDRERRFAAETRQLPAELSARMEDCAREHGATPFILACTILFGLLSARTGRSDIAIGTQVLGRDEVELEGVVGTFVNTLVLRIDLGAERSFAQRLAATRRTVLDACDRALAPFDRVVQALAPCRDGLRPPLVSVNVRLRPMPESARPAAASAEGSPIRLVDLDYAASGSFFDLDLELAPTAAGWRLVCEYDAGLYEAATVAGLLADFERSACAAVGARLPDPAPFVGKASGGPAGAKPEDAKPEDAKPEDGKPEDALPEATGPDRTFDGVDRAAGRPETGAEPSGGSGDLSAAVRAIWRAMLGRPDLSDEDDFFASGGDSLLAARLVARIEAATGRSVSLWSFFEAGTVARLCALLEGEVPAGVRLRWLQQAPRAEERPGFTAIHHAAADHELYRPLAEALGADQPFATLRLENRLPLHDATLERLAGAYRAAINAAQPRGPIRLVGFNRSGILAFEIARQFAEGGREVALVVLIDCWEPGYFRRLATRERVRAAFAYRRGRLAALLRHLRRDGAAYLVSRMHLRLRSSRAWRRLRRLLYRAGAASPNPEETFRQMTDDLDALALAYEPRSYSGPVLVVRSESIPVGPALDPMLGWRAFAGNGETVSVPGFGHEGAFSATGCRVIAAKISLMALR, encoded by the coding sequence ATGCGGCATTTCACGCAGGAAACACCGGCGGGGCCGGGCGAGGCTCACGGGGGCGATGCCTTCACCGCTCGCTGTTCCCACAGCCAGACGCGGTTCTGGCTGCTCGACCGGCTGCGCTCGGGGGATCCGAGCCTGCACGTCGCGGCCCGCTGGCGCATCGCCGGACGGCTCGACGCCGACATCCTCACCCGCAGCTTCCGCCTCCTCGTCGACCGGCACGAGGCCCTTCGCACCGCGATCGTCGCGGAGGGCGGACGACCGGTGCAGCGGATTGCCGGATCGGTGGCGCTGCCGTTCTCCGAGATCGATCTCTCGGGCCTGCCCGGAGATCGTCTGGAGGAGGCCCGGGAAATCGCCGATTCGGACGCCCGGAAGCCGTTCGATCTGGCGCGCGCGCCGCTGCTTCGCGTGACGCTGCTGCGGCTCGGGCGCGGGGACTCCCTGCTGCTCGTCACCGCCCATCACAGCGTCTGCGACGGCTGGTCGATGGTGGTGCTGGCACGGGAATTCGTGGCGATCTACGGCGCCCTGGGCCGGGGGCAGGCACCCGCTCCGCCGCCGGTCCTGCAATACGCCGACTTCGCCGAGTGGGAGATCTCATCCGCAATCGCCGCCGCAGCGGAGCGGGACCTCGCATTCTGGGCGCAGTCGCTGCGCGATCTCGCACCGTTCGAGCTGCCGTCGGATCATGCGCGCCGTCCCGACCGGGAGCGGCGCTTCGCCGCCGAGACCCGCCAGCTTCCCGCCGAACTCAGCGCCCGCATGGAGGACTGCGCGCGTGAGCACGGCGCCACGCCCTTCATCCTCGCCTGCACGATCCTATTCGGGCTCCTCAGCGCGCGGACGGGACGCAGCGACATCGCCATCGGCACGCAGGTGCTCGGGCGCGACGAGGTCGAACTCGAAGGGGTCGTCGGCACCTTCGTGAACACGCTGGTCCTGCGGATCGACCTCGGAGCTGAACGGAGCTTTGCCCAACGGCTCGCGGCGACGCGGCGAACGGTCCTCGATGCGTGCGACCGCGCGCTCGCCCCGTTCGACCGGGTGGTACAGGCGCTGGCGCCCTGTCGCGACGGTCTGCGGCCGCCGCTGGTCTCGGTCAACGTCCGGCTGCGCCCGATGCCTGAGAGCGCACGACCGGCCGCCGCATCGGCTGAGGGGTCGCCGATCCGCCTGGTCGACCTCGACTATGCCGCGAGCGGCAGCTTCTTCGATCTCGATCTCGAACTGGCGCCGACCGCGGCGGGCTGGCGTCTGGTCTGCGAGTATGATGCAGGCCTCTACGAGGCGGCGACCGTGGCCGGTCTGCTCGCGGATTTCGAGCGCTCCGCCTGCGCGGCGGTCGGCGCGCGCCTGCCGGATCCGGCGCCGTTCGTCGGCAAGGCCTCGGGCGGTCCGGCCGGTGCCAAGCCCGAGGATGCTAAGCCCGAGGATGCCAAACCCGAGGATGGCAAACCCGAGGATGCCTTGCCCGAGGCCACCGGGCCGGATCGGACCTTCGATGGGGTCGACCGCGCGGCCGGCCGGCCTGAAACGGGCGCGGAGCCCAGCGGCGGCTCCGGCGATCTCTCAGCGGCGGTGCGGGCGATCTGGCGCGCGATGCTGGGCCGCCCGGATCTCTCCGACGAGGACGACTTCTTCGCCTCGGGCGGAGACTCGCTGTTGGCGGCCCGCCTCGTCGCCCGAATCGAGGCGGCAACGGGCCGATCGGTTTCGCTCTGGTCCTTCTTCGAAGCGGGCACGGTGGCGCGGCTCTGCGCCCTGCTTGAGGGCGAGGTCCCAGCGGGCGTGCGGCTTCGCTGGCTCCAACAGGCACCGAGGGCGGAAGAACGGCCCGGCTTCACCGCGATCCATCACGCCGCGGCCGACCACGAACTCTACCGGCCGCTGGCCGAGGCCCTGGGTGCCGATCAGCCCTTCGCGACGCTGCGGCTCGAGAACCGGCTTCCGCTACACGATGCGACGCTCGAGCGGCTCGCGGGCGCCTACCGCGCCGCCATCAATGCCGCGCAGCCGCGAGGGCCGATCCGCCTCGTCGGCTTCAACCGCTCCGGCATCCTCGCCTTCGAAATCGCCCGCCAATTCGCGGAAGGGGGCCGCGAGGTCGCGCTCGTCGTCCTCATCGATTGCTGGGAGCCCGGCTATTTCCGGCGTCTGGCGACGCGCGAGCGCGTCCGGGCCGCCTTCGCCTACCGGCGCGGGCGCCTCGCCGCGCTCCTGCGCCATCTGCGCCGCGACGGAGCCGCCTACCTCGTCTCGCGGATGCATCTCCGGCTTCGCTCGAGCCGGGCTTGGCGGCGGCTGCGGCGCCTCCTGTATCGCGCGGGGGCCGCATCACCGAATCCCGAGGAGACGTTCCGGCAGATGACGGACGATCTCGACGCGCTTGCGCTGGCCTACGAGCCGCGTTCCTATTCCGGGCCGGTCCTGGTCGTGCGCAGCGAGAGTATCCCGGTCGGCCCCGCCCTCGATCCGATGCTGGGCTGGCGCGCCTTCGCCGGGAACGGCGAGACCGTCAGCGTTCCGGGCTTCGGCCACGAAGGCGCCTTCTCCGCGACCGGATGCCGGGTGATAGCCGCCAAGATCAGCCTGATGGCTTTGCGATGA
- a CDS encoding non-ribosomal peptide synthetase, with product MSCIDGEAVVHAVAAPTAAPDGDGPSRPFARPATLTPQELQEDFRHQLDAVCRVVEEQLRTLTRARAVARVSPSGPPESPETPPTPVPADCGAPRLLTDREAEIWLAAQFGADANAAMTEIVTLRLDGPLDMERLLAALRSVLGRHEALCGRFSPSGETVRVDPAGTAPVRRADLAGEADPEAALCAKLHELAGLSFDPVAGPVARADLLRLGERQHVLVLSAHHIACDGWSFAALVDEIAQAYRSGPERLAPAPQADAGVASGAEVDRALAYWAERHAQPAEPLDLPTDHPRPKLRGFAGDTRSAALPPPLVAAVRALAARQGQTLTATLLAAFHVLLARLCGQDDLVVGVPAAGQPRLDRLGLVGHHADLLPLRARLDPAEPFAAHLARTGSALAEAGDHADCTLGRLLRQLDRPHDPARPPLVQAQFNLQRFPDAIDFGDDLRGVLAPGPKRFSTFELTVSLRETTDGLTLDAIYNRALFEPATIERWIGHYVTLLGHLARDPAQPVGRVPLLDAAQRRTMLVDWNATETAHPLKVGAMRAFQLHARRAPDRIAIRFGEETVSYGALDGWADRIAAALLGSGLPEGARVGLLMRRSPGLVAAMLGALRAGIPYVPLDPAMPPARRTGIVADAGIGAMLTLAADRALSSEGGPGIIEVDQLDGSTPRRFPRVPADRTAYLIYTSSTTGAPKGVEVPHRGLSNLLFSMARAPGLGPEDRLLAVTTATFDIAGLELLLPLIRGAQIVLASTEEARDGHALLARLERSGATVLQATPMTWRLLLEAGFRSRRSFKMLCGGEALPLDLARRLTEGGGELWNLYGPTETTIWSSAARIDPGEETVTVGRPIDNTSLFILDAQGEPVPVGVTGELLIGGVGLARSYLGRPDLTQRSFIASALPECAGARLYRTGDRARYRPDGRIEILGRADHQIKLRGYRIEPGEIEAVLLRQTGLHAVVVLRPDAAGEDRLVCYFVLPADEAAPTLRNLRAALARELPDYMIPSQWVRLPELPLTASGKIDRKALPAPETRPRVLSAAESAAPIPVPLKPAPGSPPDDGPEARLAAIWREVLGLSAVARDDDLIALGADSLTVFRIVARARRENLPLSAGDLFQERTIARVAALLHGRAEEGGDAATAPRVPIAPIRRPRPAETERAAVGQG from the coding sequence ATGTCCTGCATCGACGGCGAGGCTGTTGTTCACGCGGTTGCGGCTCCGACCGCCGCGCCCGATGGAGATGGGCCGAGCCGGCCCTTCGCACGGCCCGCAACGCTGACGCCACAGGAGTTGCAGGAGGACTTCCGGCACCAGCTCGATGCCGTATGCCGGGTCGTGGAGGAGCAGCTTCGCACGCTCACCCGAGCCCGCGCGGTCGCGCGGGTGAGCCCGTCCGGGCCGCCGGAATCGCCTGAGACGCCGCCGACCCCCGTGCCGGCGGATTGCGGAGCGCCGCGGCTCCTCACCGATCGCGAGGCCGAGATCTGGCTGGCCGCGCAGTTCGGAGCGGACGCCAACGCCGCGATGACCGAGATCGTCACCCTCCGGCTCGACGGCCCCCTCGACATGGAGCGCCTTCTGGCCGCCCTGCGCTCGGTGCTCGGCCGCCACGAGGCCCTGTGCGGTCGCTTCTCCCCGAGCGGCGAGACGGTGCGGGTCGATCCCGCGGGGACCGCGCCGGTGCGCCGGGCCGATCTCGCGGGCGAGGCGGATCCGGAGGCCGCGCTCTGCGCCAAGCTCCACGAGCTCGCCGGCCTGTCGTTCGATCCCGTCGCCGGCCCTGTGGCGCGGGCCGACCTCCTCCGCCTCGGCGAGAGGCAGCACGTCCTTGTTCTCTCGGCGCACCACATCGCCTGCGACGGCTGGTCCTTCGCGGCTCTGGTCGACGAGATCGCCCAGGCCTACCGCTCCGGCCCGGAGCGGCTGGCGCCGGCCCCGCAGGCGGATGCCGGCGTCGCTTCGGGGGCAGAGGTGGACCGAGCGCTGGCCTATTGGGCCGAACGCCATGCCCAACCGGCCGAGCCGCTCGACCTGCCGACCGATCATCCGCGGCCGAAGCTGCGCGGCTTTGCCGGCGATACGCGCAGCGCAGCCCTGCCGCCGCCGCTGGTTGCCGCCGTGCGGGCACTCGCGGCGCGGCAGGGGCAGACGCTGACCGCCACGCTGCTCGCGGCCTTCCACGTGCTGCTCGCGCGGCTCTGCGGCCAGGACGACCTCGTCGTCGGCGTGCCGGCGGCGGGGCAGCCGCGCCTCGACCGGCTCGGACTCGTCGGCCACCATGCCGACCTGCTGCCGCTGCGGGCCCGGCTCGACCCGGCGGAGCCCTTCGCCGCCCATCTCGCCCGCACCGGCTCGGCCCTGGCCGAGGCTGGGGACCATGCCGACTGCACGCTCGGTCGGCTGCTGCGCCAGCTCGACCGGCCGCACGACCCCGCGCGGCCGCCCCTGGTGCAGGCGCAGTTCAACCTTCAGCGCTTTCCCGACGCGATCGATTTCGGAGACGATCTGCGCGGCGTCCTCGCACCGGGCCCGAAGCGCTTCTCGACCTTCGAACTCACCGTGAGCCTGCGCGAGACGACGGACGGACTGACGCTCGACGCCATCTACAACCGCGCCCTGTTCGAGCCCGCCACGATCGAGCGCTGGATCGGGCACTACGTCACCCTGCTCGGGCACCTCGCCCGCGATCCCGCTCAGCCGGTCGGGCGTGTCCCGCTCCTCGATGCGGCGCAGCGGCGGACCATGCTGGTGGACTGGAACGCCACTGAAACCGCCCATCCGCTCAAGGTCGGGGCGATGCGCGCCTTTCAGCTCCACGCGCGGCGCGCCCCGGACCGGATCGCGATCCGCTTCGGCGAGGAGACCGTCTCCTACGGTGCCCTCGATGGCTGGGCCGACCGCATCGCCGCCGCCCTGCTCGGATCCGGCCTGCCCGAGGGTGCTCGCGTCGGCCTCCTGATGCGCCGTTCGCCTGGCCTCGTCGCGGCAATGCTCGGCGCCTTGCGGGCCGGCATCCCCTACGTCCCACTCGACCCGGCCATGCCGCCAGCCCGCCGCACGGGGATCGTCGCCGATGCCGGGATCGGAGCGATGCTCACCCTCGCCGCCGACCGGGCGCTCTCCTCCGAGGGGGGCCCGGGCATCATCGAGGTCGACCAGCTCGACGGGTCGACCCCGCGCCGCTTCCCGCGCGTTCCGGCGGATCGGACCGCCTATCTGATCTACACCTCGAGCACGACCGGCGCGCCGAAGGGCGTCGAGGTGCCCCATCGCGGCCTCTCTAACCTGCTGTTCTCGATGGCGCGGGCGCCTGGGCTCGGACCGGAGGACCGCCTGCTCGCGGTGACGACGGCGACCTTCGACATTGCCGGGCTCGAATTGCTGCTGCCGCTGATCCGTGGCGCTCAGATCGTGCTAGCTTCCACCGAGGAGGCGCGCGACGGCCACGCCCTCCTCGCCCGGCTCGAACGGAGCGGGGCCACCGTGCTCCAGGCGACGCCGATGACGTGGCGGCTCCTGCTGGAGGCGGGTTTCCGCTCTCGGCGCAGCTTCAAGATGCTGTGCGGCGGTGAGGCGCTGCCGCTCGATCTCGCCCGGCGCCTGACCGAGGGCGGTGGCGAGTTGTGGAACCTCTACGGGCCGACCGAGACGACGATCTGGTCCTCGGCCGCGCGGATCGACCCGGGTGAGGAGACGGTTACGGTCGGCCGGCCGATCGACAATACCAGTCTGTTCATCCTCGACGCGCAGGGCGAGCCGGTACCGGTCGGCGTCACGGGCGAGTTGCTGATCGGCGGCGTCGGGCTCGCCCGCAGCTATCTCGGGCGGCCGGACCTGACGCAGCGGAGTTTCATCGCGAGCGCCCTGCCGGAATGCGCCGGGGCGCGGCTCTACCGGACCGGCGACCGCGCCCGATACCGGCCGGACGGCCGCATCGAGATCCTGGGACGGGCCGACCATCAGATCAAGCTGCGGGGGTACCGGATCGAGCCGGGCGAGATCGAGGCGGTGCTGCTGCGCCAGACCGGGCTGCACGCCGTCGTGGTGCTGCGCCCCGACGCGGCCGGCGAGGATCGCCTGGTCTGCTACTTCGTCCTTCCGGCGGACGAGGCGGCCCCCACGCTGCGAAACCTGCGCGCCGCCCTCGCGCGCGAACTCCCGGATTACATGATTCCCTCGCAATGGGTCCGGCTCCCGGAACTGCCGCTGACGGCGAGCGGCAAGATCGACCGCAAGGCGCTGCCTGCCCCGGAAACCCGACCCCGCGTCCTCTCCGCCGCCGAGTCGGCCGCTCCGATCCCGGTTCCGCTCAAGCCGGCTCCAGGCAGCCCCCCGGATGACGGCCCGGAGGCGAGGCTGGCCGCGATCTGGCGGGAGGTGCTGGGCCTGTCGGCGGTCGCGCGCGACGACGATCTCATCGCCCTCGGCGCGGACTCGCTCACCGTGTTCCGCATCGTCGCGCGGGCACGACGGGAGAACCTGCCGCTGAGCGCGGGGGACCTGTTCCAGGAGCGCACCATCGCCCGGGTCGCCGCGCTGCTGCACGGCCGCGCGGAGGAGGGCGGGGACGCGGCGACCGCGCCGCGGGTGCCGATCGCGCCGATCCGGCGCCCGCGTCCGGCGGAGACCGAGCGTGCCGCGGTCGGGCAGGGGTGA
- a CDS encoding SixA phosphatase family protein — MRRLLLLRHAKSAYPQGVGDIDRPLNTRGREAAPLMGAYIAREALTPDHVMVSPARRTQETWEAVRAEMPGTPMETVPSIYEAPAGRILDAIRSAPAEARSLLVIGHNPGLGDLALRLAGEGPKDLQRDLREKFPTAALAVLEFDAERWEDIAAGAGRLVRYVRPRQLAAEMDDD; from the coding sequence ATGCGCCGCCTGCTGCTCCTGCGCCACGCCAAATCCGCCTACCCGCAGGGCGTGGGCGACATCGACCGCCCGCTCAATACCCGCGGCCGCGAGGCCGCACCGCTGATGGGCGCCTATATCGCCCGCGAGGCACTGACGCCCGACCATGTCATGGTCTCGCCGGCCCGCCGCACGCAGGAGACCTGGGAGGCGGTGCGTGCGGAGATGCCCGGGACGCCCATGGAAACGGTGCCCTCGATCTACGAGGCGCCGGCCGGCCGCATCCTCGATGCGATCCGCTCCGCGCCGGCCGAGGCGCGGAGCCTGCTCGTGATCGGCCACAACCCCGGCCTCGGCGATCTCGCCCTGCGGCTCGCCGGAGAGGGGCCGAAGGACTTGCAGCGCGATCTTCGCGAGAAGTTTCCAACGGCGGCGCTCGCCGTGCTGGAGTTCGACGCGGAGCGCTGGGAGGACATCGCTGCCGGCGCCGGGCGTCTCGTGCGGTACGTGCGACCGCGTCAGCTCGCGGCGGAGATGGACGACGATTGA
- a CDS encoding aldo/keto reductase — protein sequence MQTKKLGRSGLDISPLCLGCMTYGVPERGPHPWTMREEESRPLIKRALDLGINFFDTANYYSDGTSEEIVGRALKDYADRDSIVLATKVYYPLKSQPNAGGLSRKAIFSAIDASLKRLGTDYVDLYQIHRWDYATPIEVTLEALHDVVKAGKARYIGASSMFAWQFSKALYTADLNGWTRFSTMQNHLNLLHREEEREMIPLCADQGVPLLPWSPLARGRLTRDFDTGSARQESDLVGKNLYDATVGADRKVVEAVAEVAENRGVPRAQVALAWVIQKPGVAAPIIGASKPQHLDDAAAALDLKLTPDEIARLEAPYVPHPVVGFQ from the coding sequence ATGCAGACAAAAAAACTCGGCCGCAGCGGCCTCGATATCTCGCCCCTCTGCCTCGGCTGCATGACCTACGGCGTTCCGGAGCGGGGACCGCATCCGTGGACGATGCGGGAGGAGGAGAGCCGCCCACTGATCAAGCGGGCACTCGACCTCGGGATCAACTTCTTCGACACCGCGAACTACTATTCCGACGGCACCTCGGAGGAGATCGTCGGGCGCGCGCTCAAGGATTACGCGGATCGCGACAGCATCGTGCTGGCGACCAAGGTGTACTATCCGCTCAAGAGCCAGCCCAATGCCGGCGGCCTCTCGCGCAAGGCGATCTTTTCCGCGATCGACGCCTCGCTCAAGCGCCTCGGCACCGACTACGTCGATCTCTACCAGATCCACCGCTGGGACTACGCCACGCCGATCGAGGTGACGCTGGAGGCGCTCCACGACGTCGTGAAGGCGGGCAAGGCGCGCTACATCGGCGCCTCCTCCATGTTCGCGTGGCAATTCTCTAAGGCGCTCTACACCGCCGACCTGAACGGCTGGACGCGGTTTTCGACCATGCAGAACCATCTCAACCTTCTCCACCGCGAGGAGGAGCGCGAGATGATCCCGCTCTGTGCCGACCAGGGCGTCCCGCTTCTGCCCTGGAGCCCGCTCGCCCGCGGCCGGCTCACCCGCGATTTCGACACAGGGAGCGCCCGGCAGGAGAGCGATCTCGTCGGAAAGAACCTCTACGACGCCACGGTCGGGGCCGACCGCAAGGTGGTCGAGGCGGTCGCAGAGGTGGCGGAGAACCGCGGCGTGCCGCGGGCGCAGGTCGCGCTCGCCTGGGTGATCCAGAAGCCGGGCGTCGCGGCTCCGATCATCGGCGCGTCGAAGCCGCAGCATCTCGACGATGCGGCGGCGGCCCTCGACCTGAAGCTGACGCCGGACGAGATTGCGCGGCTCGAAGCCCCCTACGTTCCGCACCCCGTGGTCGGGTTCCAGTGA
- a CDS encoding catalase family peroxidase, protein MIRLPMLLGCTTALACLLGPAAAEEADPAAIVAGLFAAGGNHTGVRASGAKGVCLTGEFTPASGAAALSKAPHFQKAVPVTARFSMGGSNPKVSDKAKPVTRGFAMRMSDPSGDMVFVVISAPVFSTRTPEQLLASLQARAPGPDGKPDAEKVKAFAAANPETTRQAAWLNARPVPASFAGVDYWGVHAYTLTNAKGEATTARLKFVAADKAGLSDDELKAKPDSFYADELKERLGRGPARFDLVAIRAEPGDSTTDPTVQWPEEQRKTETLGTLAITAIEPDATCDARTFDPVAELPEGIAGPGDDPMFAIRSPAYAVSLSRRTN, encoded by the coding sequence ATGATCCGGCTCCCCATGCTCCTCGGTTGCACCACCGCGCTGGCGTGTCTCCTCGGCCCGGCCGCGGCCGAGGAGGCCGATCCGGCCGCTATCGTCGCCGGGCTTTTCGCCGCCGGCGGCAACCATACCGGCGTGCGCGCCAGTGGCGCCAAGGGCGTCTGCCTCACGGGTGAGTTCACCCCCGCATCCGGTGCCGCCGCCCTCTCCAAGGCGCCCCACTTCCAGAAGGCGGTGCCGGTGACGGCCCGCTTCTCCATGGGCGGCAGCAACCCGAAGGTCTCGGACAAGGCCAAGCCCGTCACCCGCGGCTTCGCGATGCGGATGAGCGACCCGTCCGGCGACATGGTGTTCGTGGTGATCTCCGCCCCCGTCTTCTCGACGCGCACGCCGGAGCAGCTTCTGGCCTCCCTCCAGGCCCGTGCGCCGGGGCCGGACGGCAAGCCCGATGCCGAGAAGGTCAAGGCCTTCGCGGCGGCGAATCCGGAGACCACGCGGCAGGCCGCCTGGCTCAACGCCCGGCCGGTGCCGGCGAGCTTTGCGGGCGTCGATTACTGGGGCGTCCACGCCTACACGCTCACGAACGCGAAGGGCGAGGCGACGACGGCAAGGCTGAAATTCGTGGCCGCCGACAAGGCCGGCCTCAGTGACGACGAGCTGAAGGCTAAGCCCGACAGCTTCTATGCCGACGAATTGAAGGAGCGTCTGGGCCGCGGGCCGGCCCGGTTCGACCTCGTCGCCATCCGGGCCGAGCCGGGCGATTCGACGACCGACCCGACCGTCCAGTGGCCGGAGGAGCAGCGGAAGACCGAGACGCTCGGCACCCTCGCGATCACGGCGATCGAGCCCGATGCCACCTGCGACGCGCGCACCTTCGATCCGGTGGCGGAACTGCCGGAGGGCATCGCCGGCCCGGGCGACGACCCGATGTTCGCGATCCGCTCCCCGGCCTACGCGGTCTCGCTCTCGCGCCGGACGAATTGA